In a single window of the Streptomyces sp. HUAS ZL42 genome:
- a CDS encoding acyl-CoA dehydrogenase family protein, with amino-acid sequence MARLAQTAGLTDIQQEILSTVRDFVDKEIIPVATELEHRDEYPQQIVDGLKELGLFGLMIPEEYGGLGESLLTYALCVEEIARGWMSVSGIINTHFIVAYMLKQHGTQEQKDHFLPRMAAGDIRGAFSMSEPGLGSDVSAITSKAVKDGDEYVLNGQKMWLTNGGTSSLVAVLVRSDEGHPEGTAPHKSMTTFLVEKEPGFGEVRPGLTIPGKIEKMGYKGVDTTELIMDGLRIPADRVLGGVTGRGFYQMMDGVEVGRVNVAARGCGVAQRAFELGVQYAQQRHTFGKPIAQHQAIQFKLAEMATKVEAAHAMMVNAARKKDSGERNDLEAGMAKYLASEYCKEVVEDAFRIHGGYGFSKEYEIERLYREAPMLLIGEGTAEIQKMIIGRRLLEEYRFQG; translated from the coding sequence ATGGCCCGTCTCGCCCAGACCGCCGGTCTGACCGACATCCAGCAGGAGATTCTCTCCACCGTCCGCGACTTCGTGGACAAGGAGATCATCCCGGTCGCGACCGAGCTGGAGCACCGCGACGAGTACCCGCAGCAGATCGTCGACGGTCTGAAGGAGCTGGGCCTGTTCGGCCTGATGATCCCCGAGGAGTACGGGGGTCTGGGCGAGTCGCTCCTGACGTATGCGCTGTGCGTGGAGGAGATCGCCCGCGGCTGGATGTCGGTGTCCGGCATCATCAACACGCACTTCATCGTGGCGTACATGCTCAAGCAGCACGGCACGCAGGAGCAGAAGGACCACTTCCTGCCGAGGATGGCGGCCGGCGACATCCGCGGCGCCTTCTCGATGTCGGAGCCGGGCCTGGGCTCCGATGTGTCGGCGATCACGTCGAAGGCGGTCAAGGACGGCGACGAGTACGTTCTGAACGGCCAGAAGATGTGGCTGACGAACGGTGGTACGTCCTCACTCGTGGCCGTCCTGGTCCGAAGTGACGAAGGACACCCCGAGGGCACCGCGCCCCACAAGTCGATGACCACCTTCCTCGTCGAGAAGGAGCCCGGCTTCGGAGAGGTCCGCCCCGGCCTCACCATCCCGGGCAAGATCGAGAAGATGGGCTACAAGGGTGTCGACACCACCGAGCTCATCATGGACGGCCTGCGGATTCCGGCCGATCGGGTGCTCGGCGGGGTCACCGGCCGAGGTTTTTACCAAATGATGGACGGCGTGGAGGTCGGCCGCGTCAACGTGGCGGCGCGTGGCTGTGGCGTCGCTCAGCGTGCTTTCGAACTCGGTGTCCAGTACGCCCAGCAGCGGCACACTTTCGGCAAGCCGATCGCCCAGCACCAGGCCATCCAGTTCAAGCTGGCCGAGATGGCTACCAAGGTCGAGGCCGCTCATGCCATGATGGTGAACGCCGCACGCAAAAAGGACTCCGGGGAACGAAACGACCTTGAGGCTGGGATGGCGAAGTACCTCGCCTCCGAGTACTGCAAGGAGGTCGTGGAGGACGCCTTCCGGATCCACGGCGGCTACGGCTTCTCCAAGGAGTACGAGATCGAGCGCCTCTACCGCGAGGCCCCGATGCTGCTCATCGGTGAAGGCACGGCCGAGATCCAGAAGATGATCATCGGCCGCAGGTTGCTCGAAGAGTATCGATTCCAGGGCTAG
- a CDS encoding ADP-ribosylglycohydrolase family protein: MTPVGTEPELADRVLGGWLGRIAGNMLGKPVEQGDLWTRDRIDRYLRQASALPLTDYLPEPPDGGDDGSGDGFVLRPDWRQCVRGRIHGSCRDDDVDYAILGLDLLETHGFDFSTEQVGDLWLLRLPYLQTFTAERAAYRNLANGIKPPLTATYDNPYQEWIGALIRADIYGWTSPGVPRRAASLARRDAVLSHTGNGVYGAMWAAALVSAAFEAPTVRHALDEALTVIPASSRLARTVRRVVSLHETRLAWEDTLTTVAEETAGLGWIHTVPNAAVLTAGLLYGDGDFTRTIALTVRGGLDTDSNGATAGSVVGVLTGADAIPDQWKDPLEDTVRSAVFGFDGVRISELAERTLRLAEAET, encoded by the coding sequence ATGACCCCTGTGGGCACTGAGCCAGAGCTCGCCGACCGCGTCCTCGGTGGCTGGCTGGGCCGGATCGCGGGCAACATGCTCGGCAAGCCGGTCGAGCAGGGCGACCTGTGGACGCGGGACCGCATCGACCGCTACCTGCGGCAGGCCTCCGCCCTGCCCCTCACGGACTACCTCCCCGAACCCCCGGACGGCGGCGACGACGGCAGCGGCGACGGCTTCGTCCTGCGGCCGGACTGGCGTCAGTGCGTGCGCGGCCGCATCCACGGCAGCTGCCGCGACGACGACGTCGACTACGCCATCCTCGGACTCGACCTCCTGGAGACGCACGGCTTCGACTTCAGCACCGAGCAGGTCGGGGACCTGTGGCTGCTGAGGCTGCCGTATCTGCAGACGTTCACCGCCGAGCGGGCCGCCTACCGAAACCTCGCCAACGGGATCAAGCCGCCGCTGACGGCGACGTACGACAACCCGTACCAGGAGTGGATCGGCGCCCTCATCCGCGCCGACATCTACGGCTGGACCAGCCCCGGCGTCCCGCGCCGCGCCGCCTCCCTGGCCCGCCGGGACGCGGTGCTCTCCCACACCGGCAACGGCGTGTACGGCGCGATGTGGGCGGCCGCCCTGGTCTCGGCGGCGTTCGAGGCGCCGACGGTGCGGCACGCGCTGGACGAGGCACTGACCGTGATCCCGGCGAGCAGCCGGCTCGCCCGTACCGTACGCCGGGTCGTCTCCCTCCACGAGACCCGCCTGGCCTGGGAGGACACGCTCACCACGGTGGCGGAGGAGACCGCGGGCCTGGGCTGGATCCACACCGTCCCGAACGCCGCCGTCCTCACCGCCGGGCTCCTGTACGGCGACGGCGACTTCACCCGCACCATCGCGCTGACCGTCCGCGGCGGCCTGGACACCGACTCCAACGGCGCGACGGCCGGCTCGGTGGTCGGCGTGCTGACCGGGGCGGACGCGATCCCCGACCAGTGGAAGGACCCGCTGGAGGACACGGTGCGCAGTGCGGTGTTCGGTTTCGACGGCGTACGGATCAGCGAGCTGGCGGAACGGACCCTGAGACTGGCGGAAGCGGAGACCTGA
- a CDS encoding phosphatidylserine decarboxylase produces MPHSQTSAPRDSLVGVRLARGASPWLLPTVATAAVSLLRARRSGVAKAVAVPATALAAGMLWFFRDPEREIAQGRVISPADGVVQSIMPWKDGRTRVAIFMSPLNVHVNRAPLSGTVTSVEHIPGGFVPAFNKESENNERVVWHFDTELGDIEMIQIAGAVARRIVPYVPQGTKVEQGDRIGLIRFGSRVDIYLPEGVEVAVEVGQKTVAGVTRIDRD; encoded by the coding sequence ATGCCCCACAGCCAAACCTCTGCACCACGCGACAGCCTGGTCGGCGTACGCCTCGCGCGCGGAGCATCGCCGTGGCTTCTCCCGACCGTCGCCACCGCAGCCGTCAGCCTGCTCCGCGCCCGCCGCTCGGGTGTCGCCAAGGCCGTCGCCGTACCCGCCACCGCTCTCGCGGCGGGCATGCTGTGGTTCTTCCGCGACCCCGAGCGCGAGATCGCACAGGGCCGGGTCATCTCCCCGGCCGACGGCGTGGTGCAGAGCATCATGCCGTGGAAGGACGGACGCACCCGCGTCGCGATCTTCATGAGCCCGCTCAACGTCCACGTCAACCGCGCCCCCCTCTCCGGCACGGTGACGTCGGTCGAGCACATCCCCGGCGGGTTCGTTCCGGCGTTCAACAAGGAGAGCGAGAACAACGAGCGCGTCGTCTGGCACTTCGACACCGAGCTCGGTGACATCGAGATGATCCAGATCGCCGGCGCCGTCGCCCGCCGCATCGTCCCCTACGTCCCGCAGGGCACGAAGGTCGAGCAGGGCGACCGCATCGGTCTGATCCGCTTCGGCTCGCGCGTCGACATCTACCTGCCCGAGGGCGTGGAGGTCGCGGTGGAGGTCGGCCAGAAGACGGTGGCTGGGGTGACTCGCATTGACCGTGATTGA
- a CDS encoding NUDIX domain-containing protein, with product MTTSDFATYIASLPRVLAGAAALFRDAEGRVLLVEPNYRDGWALPGGTIESDDGETPRQGARRETLEEIGLDRELGRLLAVDWVHGPGRPPLVAYVYDGGVLAEDDFKSIRLQEEELLSWRLVAREELDDYLLGSLGHRVLAALDVLKAGSGTAELENGHRVG from the coding sequence ATGACCACTTCTGACTTCGCCACGTACATCGCGTCCCTCCCCCGTGTCCTGGCCGGGGCCGCCGCGCTGTTCCGGGACGCCGAGGGCCGCGTGCTGCTCGTCGAGCCCAACTACCGCGACGGCTGGGCGCTGCCGGGCGGGACGATCGAGTCCGACGACGGCGAGACCCCGCGCCAGGGCGCGCGCCGCGAGACGCTCGAGGAGATCGGCCTCGACCGGGAGCTCGGCCGGCTGCTCGCGGTGGACTGGGTGCACGGCCCGGGACGCCCGCCACTGGTGGCGTACGTGTACGACGGCGGGGTTCTCGCCGAGGACGACTTCAAGTCGATCCGCCTCCAGGAGGAGGAGCTGCTGTCCTGGCGCCTCGTCGCGCGCGAGGAACTGGACGACTACCTCCTGGGATCCCTGGGCCACCGCGTCCTGGCCGCACTGGACGTCCTCAAGGCCGGCTCGGGCACGGCGGAGCTGGAGAACGGTCACCGGGTCGGCTGA
- a CDS encoding AlkA N-terminal domain-containing protein, with the protein MQNGMHTDRERCVRAVQSKDARFDGWFFTAVLTTRIYCRPSCPVVPPKPENMTFHPSAAACQQAGFRACKRCRPDTSPGSPEWNQRADLVARAMRLIADGVVDREGVPGLAARLGYSTRQIERQLLAELGAGPLALARAQRAQTARLLIETTPLPMAEIAFAAGFSSIRTFNDTVREVFALSPSELRARLPENAQAAAAAQAAQAAPGASGALTLRLPFRAPLNPDNLFGHLAATAVPGVEEWRDGAYRRTLRLPYGHGIVALTPQPDHIACRLTLSDLRDLTVAISRCRRMLDLDADPVAIDEQLRTDPVLAPLVDKAPGRRVPRTVDEAEFAVRAVLGQQVSTAAARTHAARLVTAHGTPVDDPEGGLTHLFPSPAALAAVAPASLAMPRTRRTTFTTLVGQLADGTLHLGVESDWPEARARLLGLPGFGPWTVDVIAMRALGDPDAFLPADLGIRRAAAELGLPSTPAALTARAAAWRPWRAYAVQYLWATDSHPINFLPV; encoded by the coding sequence ATGCAGAACGGGATGCACACCGATCGGGAACGCTGTGTACGCGCCGTCCAGTCCAAGGACGCACGCTTCGACGGATGGTTCTTCACGGCCGTCCTCACCACCCGCATCTACTGCCGGCCCAGCTGCCCGGTCGTGCCGCCGAAGCCCGAGAACATGACCTTCCACCCCAGCGCGGCCGCCTGCCAGCAGGCCGGTTTCCGGGCCTGCAAGCGCTGCCGACCGGACACCAGCCCCGGCTCCCCGGAGTGGAACCAGCGGGCCGACCTCGTGGCCCGCGCCATGCGGCTGATCGCCGACGGCGTGGTGGACCGTGAGGGCGTGCCCGGCCTGGCCGCCCGCCTGGGCTACAGCACCCGGCAGATCGAACGCCAGCTGCTCGCCGAGCTCGGCGCGGGTCCCCTCGCCCTCGCCCGCGCCCAGCGCGCCCAGACGGCCAGGCTCCTCATCGAGACGACCCCCCTCCCGATGGCGGAGATCGCCTTCGCCGCCGGCTTCTCCTCGATCCGCACTTTCAACGACACCGTGCGTGAGGTCTTCGCCCTGTCCCCGAGCGAGCTGCGGGCCCGGCTGCCGGAGAACGCCCAAGCCGCCGCGGCCGCACAGGCCGCACAGGCCGCCCCGGGTGCTTCGGGTGCGCTCACCCTCCGGCTCCCCTTCCGCGCCCCCCTCAACCCCGACAACCTCTTCGGCCACCTCGCGGCGACCGCCGTACCGGGTGTGGAGGAGTGGCGGGACGGCGCCTACCGCCGCACGCTCCGTCTGCCGTACGGCCATGGCATCGTGGCCCTGACCCCCCAGCCGGACCACATCGCCTGCCGCCTCACCCTCAGCGACCTGCGCGACCTGACCGTCGCCATCAGCCGCTGCCGCCGCATGCTGGACTTGGACGCCGACCCGGTCGCGATCGACGAGCAGCTGCGCACGGACCCGGTCCTCGCACCCCTCGTGGACAAGGCCCCCGGCCGACGTGTCCCGCGCACGGTCGACGAGGCGGAGTTCGCCGTACGCGCCGTACTGGGCCAGCAGGTCTCCACGGCGGCCGCCCGCACCCACGCGGCCCGTCTGGTCACCGCGCACGGAACCCCCGTCGACGACCCGGAGGGTGGCCTCACCCACCTCTTCCCGTCCCCCGCGGCACTGGCGGCCGTGGCCCCCGCCTCACTGGCGATGCCGCGGACCCGCCGTACCACCTTCACCACCCTGGTCGGCCAACTCGCCGACGGCACCCTCCATTTGGGCGTGGAGAGCGACTGGCCGGAGGCCCGCGCCCGGCTGCTGGGCCTGCCGGGCTTCGGCCCCTGGACGGTCGACGTCATCGCGATGCGCGCCCTCGGCGACCCCGACGCCTTCCTCCCCGCCGACCTCGGCATCCGCCGCGCAGCCGCCGAGTTGGGCCTGCCCTCCACCCCCGCGGCACTTACGGCCCGAGCGGCGGCCTGGCGACCGTGGCGGGCGTACGCGGTCCAGTACCTGTGGGCGACGGACAGCCACCCGATCAACTTCCTGCCTGTATAA
- the pssA gene encoding CDP-diacylglycerol--serine O-phosphatidyltransferase, with protein MPEADEDDEEEMPLSLRLSIADTLTLGNATCGFMAVYFTTTGILIPHLTDSQESGMARNSAATAVILMLCAAVFDLFDGLVARKLRSSPMGAELDNLSDLISFGLAPAYFVLVYGMVADDAYQKVAAVGAIVVLLAVVLRLARFSCVTVKNGMFQGMPSPFGALTVVSIVLLELPFVATLLAILGTAWLMVSRVEYPKPRGRLAVAMLSWIVLSMGLLAAWAFDAPSGQLLLQTGCALQLVMGAVIPLFATARRVNNFRDNRREARAAQLP; from the coding sequence GTGCCCGAGGCCGACGAGGACGACGAGGAGGAGATGCCCCTCTCCCTGCGTCTGTCGATAGCGGACACCCTGACGCTCGGCAACGCCACGTGCGGCTTCATGGCGGTGTACTTCACCACCACCGGCATCCTCATCCCGCACCTCACCGACAGCCAGGAATCCGGCATGGCCCGCAACAGCGCGGCCACGGCGGTCATCCTGATGCTGTGCGCGGCGGTCTTCGACCTGTTCGACGGCCTGGTCGCGAGGAAGCTCCGCTCCTCCCCCATGGGCGCCGAGCTGGACAACCTCTCCGACCTGATCAGCTTCGGTCTGGCACCGGCGTACTTCGTCCTCGTCTACGGCATGGTGGCCGACGACGCGTACCAGAAGGTGGCGGCGGTGGGCGCGATCGTCGTGCTGCTGGCCGTGGTGCTCAGGCTCGCGAGATTCTCCTGCGTGACGGTGAAGAACGGCATGTTCCAGGGCATGCCCTCGCCGTTCGGCGCGCTGACGGTCGTATCGATCGTGCTCCTCGAGCTGCCTTTCGTGGCGACGCTCCTGGCCATCCTCGGCACCGCCTGGCTGATGGTGAGCCGCGTGGAGTACCCGAAGCCGCGGGGCCGCCTCGCGGTCGCGATGCTGTCGTGGATCGTCCTGTCGATGGGACTGCTCGCCGCCTGGGCGTTCGACGCCCCGAGCGGCCAGCTGCTGCTCCAGACGGGCTGTGCGCTGCAGCTGGTCATGGGCGCGGTGATCCCGCTGTTCGCCACGGCCCGCCGGGTGAACAACTTCCGCGACAACCGACGCGAGGCGCGGGCGGCGCAGCTGCCGTAG
- a CDS encoding NAD-dependent deacetylase: protein MSKPLVAILSGAGISTDSGIPDYRGPNGLWRRDPEAEKLVTYEYYMGDPEIRRRSWQMRRKNRTLKAQPNAAHHAVAELERAGVPVRVITQNVDGLHQLAGMPARKVLELHGSARSVVCTNCHTRSPMEDALARVEAGEDDPPCLQCGGILKSATVMFGERLDPVVLGEAVAITKACQVFIAVGTSLQVQPAAGLAGIAADHGARLVIVNAEPTPYDDRADDVVREPIGTALPSLLGRLSAESD from the coding sequence ATGAGCAAGCCCCTCGTCGCCATCCTCAGCGGCGCCGGTATCTCCACCGACTCCGGCATCCCCGACTACCGCGGGCCGAACGGGCTGTGGCGGCGCGATCCCGAGGCCGAGAAACTCGTGACGTACGAGTACTACATGGGCGATCCGGAGATCCGCCGCCGCTCATGGCAGATGCGACGCAAGAACCGCACGCTCAAGGCCCAGCCCAACGCCGCGCACCACGCGGTGGCCGAGCTGGAGCGGGCCGGGGTCCCCGTCCGCGTGATCACCCAGAACGTGGACGGCCTGCACCAACTCGCCGGGATGCCCGCCCGCAAGGTCCTCGAACTGCACGGCAGCGCACGCAGTGTCGTCTGCACCAACTGTCACACCCGCAGCCCCATGGAAGACGCCCTCGCCCGCGTCGAGGCCGGCGAGGACGACCCGCCCTGCCTGCAGTGCGGCGGCATCCTCAAGTCGGCCACCGTGATGTTCGGCGAGCGCCTCGACCCCGTCGTCCTCGGCGAAGCCGTCGCGATCACCAAGGCCTGCCAGGTCTTCATCGCCGTCGGCACCAGCCTCCAGGTCCAGCCCGCCGCAGGCCTCGCCGGCATCGCCGCCGACCACGGCGCACGCCTCGTCATCGTCAACGCCGAACCGACGCCGTACGACGACCGCGCCGACGACGTCGTACGCGAACCGATCGGCACCGCCCTGCCCAGTCTCCTGGGCAGGCTGAGCGCCGAGAGCGACTGA
- a CDS encoding MaoC family dehydratase, with product MQFGRTYEEFEVGATYKHWPGKTVTEYDDHLFCLLTMNHHPLHMDVNYAENTTDFGKNVVVGNYIYSLLLGMSVPDISGKAIANLEIESLKHVAPTFHGDTIYGETTVLDKWPSKSKNDRGIVHVETKGYKQDGTLVCVFRRKVMVPTETYIKERGGEQPGRPELKEQEK from the coding sequence ATGCAGTTCGGGCGCACCTACGAGGAGTTCGAGGTCGGGGCGACGTACAAGCACTGGCCGGGCAAGACGGTCACGGAGTACGACGACCACCTGTTCTGTCTCCTCACCATGAACCACCACCCGCTCCACATGGACGTCAACTACGCCGAGAACACGACGGACTTCGGCAAGAACGTGGTGGTCGGGAACTACATCTACTCCCTCCTGCTCGGCATGTCCGTGCCGGACATCTCCGGCAAGGCCATCGCCAACCTGGAGATCGAGTCGCTCAAGCACGTGGCGCCGACGTTCCACGGCGACACGATCTACGGCGAGACGACCGTGCTCGACAAGTGGCCGTCGAAGTCGAAGAACGACCGCGGGATCGTCCACGTCGAGACCAAGGGCTACAAGCAGGACGGGACGCTCGTGTGCGTGTTCCGCCGCAAGGTGATGGTGCCGACCGAGACGTACATCAAGGAGCGCGGCGGCGAGCAGCCCGGCCGCCCCGAGCTCAAGGAGCAGGAGAAGTAG
- a CDS encoding methylated-DNA--[protein]-cysteine S-methyltransferase: MAKRKQHTIIDSPYGPLTLVADDGVLCGLYMTDQRHRPPEETFGDRDDAPFGEAEEQLEAYFEGELKEFTVELRLHGTPFQRGVWKQLQQIPYGETRSYGELADALGNPKASRAVGLANGRNPVGIIVPCHRVIGATGGLTGYGGGLDRKQRLLDFERGTALF; the protein is encoded by the coding sequence ATGGCGAAGCGGAAACAGCACACGATCATCGACAGTCCCTACGGCCCCCTCACCCTCGTGGCCGACGACGGCGTCCTGTGCGGCCTCTACATGACCGACCAGCGTCACCGCCCACCGGAAGAGACCTTCGGGGACCGCGACGACGCCCCCTTCGGTGAGGCCGAGGAACAACTGGAGGCCTATTTCGAGGGCGAGTTGAAGGAGTTCACCGTCGAACTACGGCTGCACGGCACACCCTTCCAGCGCGGCGTCTGGAAGCAACTCCAGCAGATCCCCTACGGCGAGACCCGCTCCTACGGCGAACTGGCCGACGCCCTGGGCAACCCCAAGGCCTCCCGCGCGGTCGGCCTCGCCAACGGCAGGAATCCCGTCGGCATCATCGTCCCCTGCCACCGGGTCATCGGCGCGACCGGCGGCCTCACCGGCTACGGCGGCGGCCTGGACCGCAAGCAGCGCCTACTGGACTTCGAGCGGGGAACGGCGCTGTTCTGA
- a CDS encoding glycerate kinase, whose protein sequence is MADSAVHGTRRVLVAADKFKGSLTAVEVAERVTAGLRRVVPDAEVAALPVADGGDGTVDAAVAAGFERREVRVAGPLGHEVTAAFALRGGTAVVEMAEASGLQRLPAGVFAPLTASTYGSGELLRAALDAGARTIVFGVGGSATTDGGAGMLSALGARFLDEDGEPVSPGGGGLTDLARADLSGLDPRLESVELVLASDVDNPLTGPKGAPAVYGPQKGASPDDVETLDAALAHYAKVLEEAVGSEAAECAASPGAGAAGGIGYGALLLGARFRPGIEVMLDVLGFGPAVERAELVITGEGSLDEQTLHGKAPAGVAAAARAAGKEVVAVCGRLALPPEALGRAGIRRAYPLTEVEPDVATCIAEAGPILERVAERIGRDFLS, encoded by the coding sequence GTGGCGGACTCTGCAGTGCACGGCACCCGACGGGTGCTGGTTGCCGCGGACAAGTTCAAGGGCTCGCTGACGGCTGTGGAGGTCGCGGAGCGGGTGACGGCCGGGCTGCGCCGGGTCGTGCCGGATGCCGAGGTGGCGGCGCTGCCCGTCGCCGATGGCGGCGACGGGACCGTGGACGCGGCGGTCGCGGCCGGGTTCGAGCGGAGGGAGGTCCGGGTCGCCGGGCCCCTCGGGCACGAGGTGACGGCCGCGTTCGCGCTGCGCGGCGGCACGGCGGTCGTGGAGATGGCCGAGGCGAGCGGGCTGCAACGGCTGCCGGCGGGCGTCTTCGCGCCCCTGACCGCGTCGACGTACGGGTCCGGGGAGCTGCTGCGGGCCGCGCTGGACGCGGGCGCGCGGACGATCGTGTTCGGGGTCGGCGGGAGTGCGACGACGGATGGCGGCGCGGGGATGCTGTCGGCGCTGGGCGCTCGGTTCCTGGACGAGGACGGGGAGCCGGTGTCGCCCGGCGGGGGTGGTCTGACGGACCTGGCCCGGGCGGATCTGTCGGGCCTCGACCCGCGTCTTGAGTCGGTGGAGCTGGTTCTGGCGAGCGATGTGGACAACCCGTTGACCGGCCCGAAGGGGGCGCCGGCGGTGTACGGGCCGCAGAAGGGGGCTTCGCCGGACGACGTCGAGACGCTGGATGCCGCGCTCGCGCACTACGCGAAGGTGCTGGAGGAGGCGGTCGGTTCTGAGGCCGCGGAGTGCGCGGCGTCGCCGGGGGCCGGAGCGGCGGGTGGTATCGGCTACGGTGCGCTGCTGCTGGGGGCGCGTTTCCGGCCGGGCATCGAGGTCATGCTGGACGTGCTCGGGTTCGGACCGGCTGTTGAGCGGGCGGAGCTGGTGATCACGGGTGAGGGGTCGCTGGACGAGCAGACGCTGCATGGGAAGGCGCCGGCGGGGGTTGCCGCGGCCGCTCGGGCGGCGGGCAAGGAGGTCGTCGCGGTCTGCGGGCGGTTGGCCCTCCCGCCCGAGGCGCTGGGCAGGGCCGGGATCCGGCGGGCGTATCCCCTCACGGAGGTCGAGCCGGATGTGGCGACGTGCATCGCGGAGGCCGGTCCGATTCTGGAGCGGGTCGCGGAGCGGATCGGGCGGGACTTCCTGAGCTGA
- a CDS encoding CoA ester lyase, which produces MTTPVNRLRPRRSCLAVPGSNPRFLEKAQGLPADQVFLDLEDACAPLAKPEARHTIVKFLNEGDWTGKTRVVRVNDWTTEWTYRDVVTVVEGAGQNLDCIMLPKVQDAQQIVALDLLLTQIEKTMGFEVGRIGIEAQIENAQGLNNVNEIATASQRVETIIFGPADFMASINMKSLVVGEQPPGYPADAYHYILMKILMAARANNLQAIDGPYLQIRNIDGYREVAQRAAALGFDGKWVLHPGQVEASNEIFSPSQEDYDHAELILDAYDYYTSEAGGKKGSAMLGDEMIDEASRKMALVIAGKGRAAGMQRTGKFEIPEA; this is translated from the coding sequence ATGACAACGCCCGTCAACCGTCTGCGTCCGCGGCGCTCCTGCCTCGCGGTCCCGGGGAGCAACCCCCGCTTCCTGGAGAAGGCGCAGGGCCTCCCCGCCGACCAGGTCTTCCTCGACCTCGAGGACGCGTGCGCGCCGCTCGCCAAGCCCGAGGCGCGCCACACCATCGTCAAGTTCCTCAACGAGGGTGACTGGACCGGCAAGACGCGGGTCGTGCGCGTCAACGACTGGACGACCGAGTGGACGTACCGCGACGTCGTCACGGTCGTCGAGGGCGCGGGCCAGAACCTCGACTGCATCATGCTGCCGAAGGTGCAGGACGCCCAGCAGATCGTCGCCCTGGACCTGCTGCTGACGCAGATCGAGAAGACCATGGGCTTCGAGGTCGGCCGCATCGGTATCGAGGCGCAGATCGAGAACGCCCAGGGCCTCAACAACGTCAACGAGATCGCGACGGCCTCCCAGCGCGTCGAGACCATCATCTTCGGCCCGGCCGACTTCATGGCGTCGATCAACATGAAGTCGCTGGTCGTGGGCGAGCAGCCGCCCGGCTACCCGGCGGACGCCTACCACTACATCCTGATGAAGATCCTGATGGCCGCCCGCGCCAACAACCTCCAGGCGATCGACGGCCCCTACCTGCAGATCCGCAACATCGACGGCTACCGCGAGGTCGCCCAGCGCGCCGCGGCCCTCGGCTTCGACGGCAAGTGGGTGCTGCACCCGGGCCAGGTCGAGGCGTCCAACGAGATCTTCTCGCCCTCGCAGGAGGACTACGACCACGCCGAGCTGATCCTGGACGCGTACGACTACTACACGTCCGAGGCGGGCGGCAAGAAGGGCTCCGCGATGCTCGGCGACGAGATGATCGACGAGGCCAGCCGCAAGATGGCGCTGGTCATCGCGGGCAAGGGGCGCGCGGCGGGAATGCAGCGCACCGGCAAGTTCGAGATCCCGGAGGCGTGA